A window of Streptomyces profundus genomic DNA:
CTGCTCCGTGATGCGCCGCGCGAGGCCGGCCATGGCCGCCAGATCCCGGTCCAGCGCGGCGGTGAGGCTCTCCTGGTCGCTCACCGGCCCACCCCTTCGTCCTGACCGGCGTTCGCCGCCGTGTTCTGGAGCGCGAGCAACTGGCTGAGCTGGGTCATCATCTGGACCTGGATCTGCGACATCTGCTGGACGCGAAGCGCCAGTTCGCGCAGCTCCTGCCGGGTGACCAGCGCGGCACCCTCGGCGGCGTCGGCGGCGTCAACCGCGTGAACGGCGTCGACGGCGTCAACGGCGGCCGGCGCGGGTGGGACGGGCGGCGCGGGTGGGACGTCCGGGGCCGCCGGCAGCCGGGTGGCGATGAGGCCGGCGAGGAGCCGAGGGGTGCCCGTCTCCTCGAACAGCTCCCGCATCGTGACCCTGACCTGGTGCTCCTGCTCGATCTCCCGGAGCACATTGATCATCAGGAGGGAGTCGGCGCCGAGTTCGAAGAAGGTGGCGTCCGCCGGCACCGAGGCGGGGTCCTCGCCCAGGCTTCGGGCGAGCACGCCCAGGATGCCCTCCAGAACGGGCCCGCCTCCCCCCGCCGGCCCTGCCTCCGCCGCCGGTGCTGGCCATCCGAGGGGCGCGGTCGTGGTGCTGTCCGTCGTCATGGTGCGTTCCAATCTCGCCGTTGCGGGGGGTGCCGGGGGAGCGGGGGGCCTGGGTGGGGCCCCGATCCAGTGGGAACGGTGTTGGAAGCGGTAGCCGGGCAGCGGGACGCGCCGCCCTCCGGTGCCGGCCAGGAACGGTTCCCAGCGGACGTCGGCCCCCGCGCGGTGCAGGGCCGCCGCCGCGCCGAAGAGCGCGGTCAGCCTCGCGCCCCGGCGCAGCGAGGGGATCGCCCGCGCGCCGGGCGGCAGGGCGCCCCTGGCCAGATTGCTGAGCGTGCTGCCGGGGCCGATCTCCAGCAGGACGACCCGCCGCCCGTCGACGACGGTGCGCAACGCCTCGTCGTAGCGCACCGGTTGGCGGGCGTGGCGGATCAGGTGGTCCCGGTCGGGAAACCATCCCGGCGGACGGCGCCGGCCGTCGACGGCGCTGATGAACGGGACGCGTGCCGGCGTGAACGGCGTCTTCTCCAGCGCCGTGCCGAACGGGTCGAGCATCGGCTCCACCAGGGCGGTGTGGAACGCCCGGTCGACGGCGAGCGGTTGGTGCGGCAGGCCGCGTTCGTCGAGCCCGGCGCGGAGCCGGTCCACGTCGGCCACCGGACCGGCCAGGACATGGGAGTTCGCGCCGTTGGCCACGGCCAGCTCAAGACCCGGCTCCGTGGCGGCCAGCGCCAGGGCCGCTTCCCTCTCCACCGCCACCGCCACCATCGCGCCCGGCGGGCAGAGCTCCCGCGTCAACCGCCCCCGGGCCATGACGAGTTCGAGGCCGTCCGCGAGGGAGAGCGAGCCGGCCGCGTACAGTGCCGCGTACTCGCCGACGCTGTGGCCCGTCACGGCCGCCGGGGTGATGCCCGCCTCGGCCCAGAGCCGGACCAGGGCGCACTGCAGGGCGAAGAGCGCCGGCTGACCGATCTCCGGCGGCCAGGTCGCCGGCGGTCCCTCGCCCGTCAGCAGACCGGTCAGCAACGGCGCGCCCGTGCTCCGGCGGTGCTGTTCCTCGCAGGCGTCGAGCACCTCCCGCACCACGGCGAACCGCCCGTACAGCTCCGCCGCCGCTCCCGGGTGGAGGGAGCCCTGCCCGGTGAACTGGAAGACGATTTCCGGGGGCCCGTCCATGGGCTCATCCGGCGGAGGGGGGCCGGCGAGCCAGCCGTCGAGGGCGTCGGCCAACGCCGCCGGCGTGCCGCCGCGCACGGCGATCCGGTGCCGGCCGTGGGAGCGGCCGAGAGCCGTGGTCGTGACGAGGTCGGCCAGCGGCAGCTCCGTCCGGACGCGTAACGCGTCGCGCAGCGCACGGGCGTTGTCGGCGAGCGCCTCCCGGCAGCTCGCCGAGACCAGCAGCACATCGGGCGGGGCGTGCGAGGCGACGCGGGGCGCGGGGGCGGGCGCCTGTTCGAGGATCAGATGCACATTGGTGCCGCCCACCCCGAGCGAGGTGAGCCCCGCCCGCCGGGGTGTCCCGGTCGCCGGCCACGGCCGGGGGGAGCGGGGCACATAGAACGGGCTGTTCTCCAGCTCCAGCAGCGGGTTGGGCTCGGCGAACCCGGCGATCGGCGGGAGCACCCCGTGCTGGAGCACCAGCAGCGCCTTGAGCAGCCCGGCCAGACCCGAGGCCGCGTCCAGATGCCCGATGTTGGCCTTGACCGCGCCCAGGGCGCAGTAGCCGGTGCGGTCGGTGTCCTCCCGGTATGCCGCGGTGGCCCCCGCCAGCTCGATGGGGTCGCCCTTGAGCGTGCCGGTGCCATGGGTCTCCAGATAGCCGATGGTGTCGGCATGGACGCCCGCGTGGTCCAACGCCCGCCGGATCGCGGTCTGTTGACCCCGTGCGCTGGGCGCGGCGAACGCCTTCTTGTCGGCCCCGTCGTTGCCGATGCCCCAGCCCCTGATGACGCCGTGCACGGTGTCCCCGTCGGCGAGCGCGCGATCGAGCCGCTTCAGCGCCACGGCGATCACGCCGGTGCCGCCGACGGTTCCGTTCGCGCTCGCGTCGAAGGCGCGGAGCCGGCCGGTCCTGGAGAGGATCGAGCCCTTGACATGGTGGTATCCGAGGACCTGCGGCACATGGACGGCGACCGCGCCCGCGAGGGCGATGTCGCAGTCGCCCATCAGCAGCGACTGGGCGGCCAGTTGCACCCCCACCAGCGAACTGGAGCACGCCGTCTGCACGTTGACGGCCGGGCCGGTCAGATCGAGGCGGTAGGCGACCCGCGTCGCGTTGAAGTCGGTGAGGTTGCCCACCAGCACCTGGAGGCCCGCCAGCCAGTCGCCGACGTCCTCGTTCGGCAGCACGTTGTTCTGCAGATACGTCTGCAACTGGTACAGGTGGTAGCCGGTGCTGGCGAAGACCCCGATCCGGCCGCCGTCCCGCTCGTCCGGGTGCCCGGCGTTCTCCAGGGCGTGTTGGGCACATTCGAGGAACAGGCGCTGCTGCGGGTCCGTCAGCGCGGCCTCCCGCGCCGTCATCCCGAAGTGCCGGGCGTCGAAGCCGTCGATACCGTCCAGGACGGCGGAGGCGCCGACGAAGTCCTCGCGCCGGTACAGCTCCTCCGGCACGCCCGCCGCGCTCAGCTCGGCCTCCGTGAACCGCGTGAAACCGTCCTCGCCCGCTTGGACGAGGCGCCACAGCTCCTCCGGTGTATCGGCGCCTGGCAGCCGAAAGGCCGTCCCGATCACGGCGATCCGCGGGTCCTTCCCCTCGCCGCCCATCAGCCGCTCCCCTCCCGGACGGTGCCGGTGTCCCGCTCGGGTCTCCCTGGCTCCTCAGGTTCCTCCCGCCGCTGCCGGGGTCTTCGGACCACCAGCACCACCAGCAGGGCGAGACACAGGACGATGGCGAGGCCGTGCAGTGAGGCGACCACCGTCAGCGGGGAGAAGGCCTCCAACAGCGAACCGCTGACCAGCATGCCGAGCCCGAAGCCGGCGTTCTCGGCGGAGGCGGAGAGCCCGAAGAGCCGTCCCCGCTGCTCGTCGGGGACGGCCTGGAGCCGGGACACATAGATGACCTCGGTGACGCCGTCGGCCGCGCCGGCGATGAGCGCGACGGCGAGCGTGGGCACGGTGGGCAGCCCGCTGAACACGACGATGAACGCCGCCGACATGACGATGGAGCCGATCGCGAACGCCCGCTCGCCCGGGGTGCGCCCGCTCCGCGAGGTGTAACGGACGAGCACCTGCTGGGCGATGATGACCCCGGCCGCCCAGACCGCCCAGAACTGGCTGATGAACGTGGCCGGATGATCCGGGTCCAGCACACTGGAGTACACCGGCAGCGCGACATTGTGCGACGAGGAGCCGAGGCCGTCCACCGCCCGCAGCGCGATCATCGCCATCAGCACCGGCGCGGTGGCCAGCAGCAGCCGCACGGACCAACGCGCCGCGTCCGCCGCCTCGTCGGCGTCCCCGTCCTTCCTCGCCAGCGCCCTGGTGCGGATCGGCAGCGCCAGCAGGATCGAGGCGGACACCACGAACGTGCTCACGTTCAGGGCGAACGCCGCCGAGTAGCCGAGCTGCGCCACCACGACGCCGGCAGAGGAGAAGCCCGCGATCATGGCGAACGAACGGCCGGTGACCAGCCAGCTGTTGGCCCGCGTCCGGTGCTCGGCCCCCACGATCTCCGGGATGCTGCTGCGCAGGGCCACCTGGGAGAGCGTCGAGCAACTCCCGGTCACCACGGCGAGTCCGTACAGCAGGACGACCCGGCTCGCGTCCGGTGCCAGCAGCAGCACCAGCAGCGCGACGGCCTGGCAGAGATCGGCGCCGACGATCAGCCGCTTGCGGTCGTACGCCGAGACGAGACGCCCGGCGACGAAGCCCGCACCCACGCTCGTGCCCAGCCGCACCGCCATGAAGAGCCCGGCGGCCAGCGCGCTCCCCGTGACGTCGTAGACGAAGACGTTCAGCGCCACCATGTTCAGATAACTGCCGTACGCGGATATGCCGTTGCCGAGCACGAGCAGCCTGAAGTGCTTCATCCGCCCCCCTTCCTGGACCACAGGAGAGGGCGCACGGATCGCCGCCGCTCCCGCCCCGACCCCCATGTGTACCTGCCAACTCGGTCAAGCCTTCCCCACCCGCCGAGGGCTTCACACCAGCCACACCGTGATCGTGCGCAACGGCCACGGGAACCCGCGGGTTCCCGTGGCCGTCGGGAGGGCCGGGCCCGGTGTCAGCCGGACATCGCGGTGAGCGTCCGGTCCAGGGCCTCGACCGCGCGCTCCTCCGGGAGCGGGGCCCTCGCATAGCCGTCGACGACTGAGCCACTGATCGTGATCTGGACGATGTCGGGGCCCACCCGGTAGCGGGCCTGGAGCGTCTGGAGCTCCCCGTCCGGGTCCAGCCGCACGGCCACGAAGCCGTCGTCGCCCGAGGGCAGGGCGTGGAACCTGGTGCTCTCGTTCTGCGAATCGGACTCCAGCAGTCCGTCCAGTATCCCGGCCGTGACATGGTCGGGCCGCTCCCGGTCCACCGCCTCCCAGACGATGACGGCCAGGGTGAGCCATTCCTCGCCGTCCCGGTCGGCGGACGACGACATTTCCGAGCTGTAGCCGCAGCCGAATTGCCGGACCTCGGCGTTGAGTTCCCCCGCTTCCCCCGTCGGCTCCAACCGCACCGGCCAGGTCGGCTTCAGGGCGTCCGTCAGCGCGGTGCACCGGTCGGTGACCTCCGCCGTCAGCGAGGGGTTGTCGTAGGTGCCGAGCCCCGGGTGCCGCTCGGCGGCGAGCGGGGTCAACAGCGCCTCCCCCGGGGCGTCCTCGCCGGCCAGGACGGTCACGATGGCGGCGAGCTCCGCCAGTCCGTCCTCCTCGGCGAGCGCCGTCCGCTCCGCGCCGTCCCGTTGCCGCCCCCCTCCCAATGTCAGTTCGAAGGTGGTGTCGCCGGACCGGAAGGCCGCACTGGTCTCCGCGCGGGACCCGGACTCGTCGGTGATATGGACGGCCCACCCCTCCTCACCGGCTGGGAACGCGTACAGCGGCCCCGGGGTCTCGGGACTGTCCCGCTCACGCCGCAACTCGGCGCTCCGCAGAAGGCTCGCGTACTGGTCGGCCGCCGCCTCGCCCTGGTGCACGGAGAGTTCCAGGTCGAGGAGATGGAAGTCGTCCGAGAGCCGACTGGCCACCGAGGACTCCCACCCGCAGAACAGGTTCTCCTCCCCGTACCTCCTCAGCAGGTACTGGCGATGCGTCAGGACGGCCGTGACGCCGTCACAGAACCCAGGACCGTCCGGGGCGCCCAGGGCCTCCACGTCAGGGAACGGCAGCTCCGCCAGGTCGGGGTGCGGGGTGAGGGCGGTCGCCTCCCCGTCGTCCCTGGTGAGAAACCAGCCACCGGCCGCGAGGACGGCGAGCAGCAGCCCGACGACGATCACCGCCCTCCTCCGCCGCCCTCCGGCGGAGCTGGTGGGCGGCACGGACGGTGGCACGGACGGCGGCACGGGCAGGTTCTGGTACGGGCCGGACACGGCGGTCTCCCCCTGGAACTCGGCTGTCAACTCATCGATGGCGAACGCGATTCGTGATCAGTCCGACATGGCCTCCAGCACCAGTCGCAGGGTCTCGACCATGGTCTCCTCGGGGACGACCGTGTAGGCGGCGTCGTCGTGGTAGGCGGTGATCTCGATGGTCACCAGGTCGTCGCCCGCGAGGTGGCTGGCCTGTAGGAAGGAACGCCCTCGGAAGGTGTCGTCCTCCCGGGTGACCAGATAGCCCCGGGAACCGGCGGCCGGCGCGTAGAGCTGGGTGCCGGGCCTTTCCAACTGGTCCGCCAAATGCCCGTTGAGCAGGACTTCAGGGGGCCGCCGCCCCTCCTGATCGGTCCGTTCGACACGGATGGACACCCGCATGATCTCGTCGGTGCTGCTCGCCTCGTGCACCCCGTCCTCGGGCTCGAACAGGCAGCCGAACTCAACGATGAGCGCGTCCGTCTCGACCGGGTCGCCTCCGCTCTCGAACCGCACGGGCCGCTCCGCCTCCAATACCTCCGTCAGCGCGGCACACCGGTCGGGGTCCGCCAGCGGCAGCGTCAGGTCGCCGAACCTGCCGAGCCCCGGGTACGCGTCGCCCGCGAAGCGGTTGATCATCGGATCGCTCGGGACGCCCTCGCCGCCGAGCGCGGTCACGATGCCGGAGACCTCGGCCAGCCCACTCGCCTCGGAGAACATGTCGAACGGTTCGCCTTGCTGGAGCTGCCACCCGCTGACGGCCAGGTGGTAGGTCGTGTTCCCCGATCGGAAGGCCGCCTGGACCTGGCCCCCGGGGCGGTGCCGGTCGCTCCCGTGGCGGACCCATCCGGCGTCGCCGACCGGGAAGGCGTGCAGCGGGCCGAAGGCGACCGGCAGGTCCGACGAGCGTTGCTGGTCGGCGCTCCGCAGCAGCTCCTCGTAGCGGTCGTGGGCGGTGTCGCCCTGGACGGCGAAGAGGGTGGCGAACAGCTCGTAGGAGCCGTCCTCGGTCCTGCTGGCGATCGGGGTGCCATAGGTGCAGGCGATGCCGTCCCTGCTCTCCTCGGCCTCCAGGAACAGGTAGTTGCGCTCCGCCATCGTCTCGGTGACGGCGGCGCAGAACGCCTCCGGGCCCTCCGCGTAGTTCAGCGCCTCGGCATCGGGGAACGCCAGCTCGGGCAGCTCCAGTTCGGTGTCCAGGACGACGTCCGCGCTCTCCTCCCGGCTGAGTAACCAGGTACCGCCGGAACCGGCCAGGAAGGCCAGCAGCACCCCGATGACGAACGGTACCCACCGTCTGGCCCGGCGCCCCGGCGCCGCCGTCCCGTCCGGCGCCGGTTGGCGGTCCTCTTCGCTTGACACCCTTGGATCCCCCCGAACAACACTGCTGCGCACCGCGCTTGGCGCGGGTGCCGAACAGGCCGTGAGACGGGGCGGACCCGCTTGCCGGTTCCATCCGGGGCCGGGGAGTCCGCTTGTTGCCGTCAGCCGGCGCCTACGCCGCCGGGTACCCCGCTCCCCGCGCCAGCCGGACGCGCGTGCCGGCCGCGGTCCGCCGAGCGGTCGCGGCGGCGGTGCGGGCCATGGCGGCCGACGCCCCGGTGTGGCGGTCAGGGTCGAGCAGGGCCGCGACGGTGCCCGCGTCGAGCCTGGCCACGATCCGGGGATCGGCCGCCAGCAGCTCGCGGAAGGAACGTCCCTCCGAGGCCGCCGCCTGCGCCGCCTGGTAGACGACGTGATGCGCCTCCTGCCGGCCCATCAACCGGCCCAGCTCCAGCATCAGCGCCTCCGCGCCGATCATGCCGTCGGACAGGTCGATGTTCTCCCGCATCCGGCGCGGATTCAGTCGCAGCCCCGAGACGATCACATCGAGCCGCTCCAGGCTGTCACCGGTCAGGACACAGGCGCGGGCCAACGTCGCGAACATCGCGGTGGGGGAGTGGTCGGCCTCGTGCTCGTTGTGCATCGCCTCAAGGGCCAGCGGCACCAGGGACCGGATCTCCGCCGTGATGCTCAGCACGTCCTGGGAGAGCTGCGGGTTGCGCTTCTGCGGCATCGTGGAGCTGCCGACCGTCCCGAGGGGGACCGGCTCCTCCGCCTCGCCGAGCTCGGTCGACATCAGCGCGTAGACCTCCCGCGCGATCCGTCCGCAGCTGCCGGCCAGCAGCCCGAGCACACAGACGAACTCGGCGAGATGGTCGGTCACCGCGCGGGACGGGACGGCCATCGGCGTCAGGCCGAGACGGTCGGCCACCGCCGCCTGGAGCTGCGGCCCGTGGTCGCCGAACGACGCGAACGTGCCCGCCGCTCCGCCGAGGATCGCCATGGTCAGCCGAGGGCGCGACTGCCACAGGCGCTCGACATGCCGGTCGATCTCGTCGATCCAACTCGCCACCTTCAGACCGAAGGTGATCGGCACGGCGTGCTGTCCATGAGTGCGGCCCGCCATGGGGAGGTCGGCGCCGCGCTCGGCGAGGTCGGCCAGCGAGCCCAGCACCCGGGCGAGCGTGCCGAGCAGCAGACCGTGCGCGTCGCGCAGCACCAGCACATCCCCGGTCTGGGTGATGTTCTGCGTGGTCGCCCCCCAGTGCACCCAGCCGCCGTGCGGATCACCCACGGCCCTGCCGAGCTCCGTGATGAGCGGCATCAACGGATGGCTCATCCGCACCACGTCCGCGCGAACCCGGTCGAGGTCCAGCCTCTCGAGATGGCAGGCGTCGACGATGGCGGTCGCCGCCTCGGCGGGGATCAGCCCCGCCGTGGCCTGGCAGTGGGCCAGCGCCGCCTCCACCTCAAGCCACCGCTGCCACCGCCGCTCCGTGTCGAACAGCTCGGCCAGCCCGCTCGCCGGTACTCGTCCTGCCGTGAAACGGCACGTCATGCGTATTCCGCCTTAGTCAACTGCGTGGTCGATGGGTGTCCCGCGGGCCTGTCGTCAGCCCGTCGGAGCCGCCGTCAGGGAGGCGGTGGTGGCCGCCGAGCCGCGCTTGCCGCGCCGCCCGGACTCGATCCGGTTCGAGACCGCCAGCACCAGGAAGATGAGGACGATCTGGAACGTGCCATAGGCCGCGGCCGTGCCGAACTCCGAGGAGTAGATGCGGTTGTAGATCTCCACGGAGATCGGGGCGTAGCCGGCCGGGTAGATCACCACGGAGGCCACGTACTCCCCGACGCCGTCCACGAACGCCAGCAGCGCACCGGCGATCACCCCCTTCGCGACCAGCGGGAAGGTGATCGTCCGCAGCACCCGCAGCGGCGAGGCCCCCAGGTTCCTGGCCGCCTCCTCAAGGGAGGGGTCGATCTGGTCGAGGGACGCCGACGTGGAGCGGAACACCAGCGGCACATACCGCACGAAGTACGCCACCGGAAGGATCAGCAGGGTGCCGACCAGCGGCAGACCCAGGTTGGTGACGGACGGTTCGTTGAAGCCCTGCACCAGGTTGACGCCGATCACCGTGCCGGGCAGCGCCCACGGCAACATGATCATGATGTCCAGCACGGTCCTGCCCCGCGTGGGCCACCGGGCGATCACCCAGGCCGCGGCGGCACCGATCAGAATCGCACCACAGGTGGCCAACAAGCTCATCTGCACGCTGACCGAGATCGGCAGCAGGCTGTCGCGTTCGGAGAAGATCCGCTGGAAGTTGTCAAAGGTGTAGTCGGGCGGCAGCACCTGCGTGGTCCAGGCCCCGTCCACGGAGAACGACACCAGGACGATGACCAGCACCGGCGCCATCAGGATCAGGCTCAGCACCGCGCTCCCCAGGAACGCCGCGAACCGCGCGGGCCCCCGGCTCACGGCCCGGTCCCGCTGCACCCCGCGCGACATGCTGTGGTGGCTGCGGCGGCCCTGGTACCAGCGCATCGCGACCAGGAACATGATCGACACCAGGGAGAGCACCGTGACCTGGGTGGCGGCGAGTTCGCTGTCGCCCGAGGTCCTGGTGGAGACGATCCGCATGGTGAGGGTGCCCACGTCGTACAGCTGGGGAGCGGTGAACGAGGCCATCGACATCATGAACGTCAACAGCGCGCCTGAGACCAGCGCCGGCGTCAACATCGGCAGGAGCACCGTGCACCACACCCGTGCCCGGCCCGCCCCGAGGTTGGCCGCCGCCGACTCCAACGACGAGTCGAGCCCGGCCAGGCCCGCCCGCACCGTCAGATAGAAGAAGGGGTACATCGTGAAGGTGTGGACGACGAGCACCCCCGCCACGCCGCTCACCGCCACAGAGGCGGGCGCGATGCCGAACCACGAGTCCAGGGTGCGCGGCACGATGCCCGTCTCGCTGTACAGCAGGACGAACGAGACGGCGCCGATCAGCGGCGGCAGCGCCATCGGCAGGATGGCGAAGATCTCCAGCGCACGTCGCCCAGGGAAGTCGAAGCGCGACAGCAGCACCGCCAGCAGCGTGCCGATGACCCCGCAGGTGACCACGGAGCCAAGGGAGATCCCGATCGACATCAGCAGCGCGTCGCGGGTGGCACCGGAGAGAAAGGAGCCGTAGTTCTCCCCGGGACCCTCGCCACTGAGGCTCGTCACGGCCGTCGCGGCCATGGGCACCACCACGAACAGCAGCAGCACGAAGACCACGGGCGCGGCGAGCACATAGACGAAGCGGTCGCTCGCGGCGGAGATCCGCCGAGGGCGCCGCCGGCCCGAACCGGCCGGGCGGGGCGGGGAGTCGGGCGTGCGGGGGGAGGAGTCGACGGTCGTCACGCGGTCACCAGCCAGGCCCTGGTCGCCTCGCACGCGAGGGAGACCTCGTCACCCGGACGAGGACCGGCGGACTGGTCGGGGATGGTGACATGGACCGTGTGCGCACCGACGGTCACGTCATAGGAGCTGGTGGCACCGTTGAACTCCCGACTCGCCACGGTGCCGCGCAGCACCCCCGCGTCGGCGGGGACGAAGCGCAGGGTCTCGGGGCGCAGGGAGACGGATGTGCGGTCGCCGACGGCCAGTTCCAGATCGTCGCGGCGGGACACCTTCACCCCCGAACCGCCCGGCAGCGCGACCGTGACCCCCTCTTCGCCCACCGCCGTGACCTCGGCCGGCAGCACGTTGCTGCGCCCGATGAAGCGGGCCACGAACGCGGTCGCCGGACGGTGGTAGATCTCCTGCGGGGTGTCCACCTGGTGCACCCGGCCCGCGTCGAGCACCGCGATGCGATCGCTCATGGCCATCGCCTCGGCCTGGTCGTGGGTCACATAGACCCCCGTGATGCCCGCGTCGCCCTGCACCCGCCGGATCTGGGCGCGGGTCTCCTCCCGCAGCTGGGCGTCGAGGTTGGAGAGCGGCTCGTCCAACAGGAGCACCGAGGGGGACACCACGACGGCCCTGGCCAGCGCGACGCGCTGCTGTTGGCCGCCGGACAGCTCGTTGATCCGCCGGTCCTGGTACCCCGTCAGCCCGACATCGGCCAACGCCCGCGCCACCCGGTCCGCCTTCTCCTGCTTGCCGACCCTGCGGACGGTCAGCCCGTAGGCCACGTTCTGCGCCACCGACAGGTGCGGGAAGAGCGCGTAGTTCTGGAACACCATGCTGGTGTCCCGCTTGTTGGGCGGTATCCGGGTCAGGTCGCGGTCGCCGAACAACACCCGCCCGCTGGACGGTTGGACGAAGCCGGCGATGATCCGCAGCATCGTCGACTTGCCGCAACCCGACGGGCCGAGGAGGGTGAAGAACTCACCCGCGCCGATGGTCAGGTCCATGGAGATCGGTGGGGAATCCTCCCCGTACACCTTGGTGACATGGTCGAGTCGGACGGGAATCATGCGTGCTCCGGGGTGCGTGTGACGACGTGTGCGCGTCGGGAAACCGATGAACCGTTGTCTGTCTGTGCCGGTGCCGGCCCTGGGGGGACGGGCGCGGGGAGCGGCGGCTTCGAGCGGGCGGGCGGCCAAGGCCCGTGGCGGGGCGCCGGCCTCATCAGCCCCGGCCCTGGATGTTCTCGGCCCAGTACGCGAACCACTCGTCCTGATGGCGGTTGATCTCCGTCCAGTCCACGGGCATCTCCGTGACATCGAGGTCGTCCAGCCACTGGGGTGTGCGCTCCAGCGGAATGGTGGGGTACTGGAAGGAGTTGTCGGCCAGGCCCTGCTGTACATCCGGGCTCATCAGGAAGCGGAGAAACTCGTCGGCGCCCTCGCTGTTGGGACCGCCACGGATCTTCCCCACCCCGTCCAGGAGCATCGGGGCGCCCGAGGCGGGGATCACCGGCTCCATCGACATGCCGAGGTCGCGCTGGACCAGCGTGTCCTGGAGGTTCCAGACGCTGATCGCCGCCTCCTGGCGGTTCACCCGCAGATAGAGGTCGGTGGGATTGGCCGTGTACGCCTTGGTGTTGGCGTCCAGCTGCCGCAGCCACTCGTAGCCGGGGCCCGGGTCGCCGTCGGGCTGCCCCAGGCGCCAGATCATCGCGCAGAGGATGCCGCGCATCGTGCCGGAGGACGCCACGTCACGGATGAGGATGTTGTTCCGGTGCTCGGGGCGGATCAGATC
This region includes:
- a CDS encoding extracellular solute-binding protein, yielding MASSGDNLTIYAARPEAITDGVIAAFEESHPHWRGKVRILTMGAQEVVARIGAEKARPQADIWWGGTPQQFEQAVAEELLTRTAGDVVEGIPAEFRGEDDLWLGEMRVVQMIFYNPEMLTPDQAPRDWDDLIRPEHRNNILIRDVASSGTMRGILCAMIWRLGQPDGDPGPGYEWLRQLDANTKAYTANPTDLYLRVNRQEAAISVWNLQDTLVQRDLGMSMEPVIPASGAPMLLDGVGKIRGGPNSEGADEFLRFLMSPDVQQGLADNSFQYPTIPLERTPQWLDDLDVTEMPVDWTEINRHQDEWFAYWAENIQGRG